A stretch of DNA from Salvelinus sp. IW2-2015 linkage group LG20, ASM291031v2, whole genome shotgun sequence:
CTGCGTAGCAAAGGCCCTGATGGATGTGTTGGGGAACAACATAATACACATCAACATCATGGAAATCAACAAGTGTATTTGTGTTCATTCCATTTACCAAGCACTGCCAATTTAACTAGTCAATAGCACAATACAACCAACTCTGTATTGAGTACCTGCTGTTTTTCAGTTGTCATGATGATGCAGACAAGTCTACTTGTTTTGACTAGCTAGTAACATTAGCATTTCATTACACCcgttataacatctgctaaaccgtGTACtagaccaataaactttgatttaaatATGTTGGATTATATAATGGCCTTCCTTTTTTATTCTTAATTGGCAAAGCTTGGGCTGAGACTGTTCTCTCTAACCCATAGAAATTGAATCGCATTCTAAATCTGTTCTCCAAACTTCATTCCTCTCCAGTTATATCATCCTCCTGTATATATGCCTTGGACATAGAACATGCTTCAGAAACAAATACATCTTTAAAATAATTTATTCAAGAAACATTGATGCTGAGGTTAAATGTCCATGATCAACATAGAAAATATGTACATAGAGAGCCATCGGTAAAAAGGACAGAAAGCCTGTCTAGAATGATGTGCTGAGTAGAGAGAAAGCAGTGATACTATTCAATATATATCTCGATGAAAGTCCCAGACTGTTCATTAGTTGGGATCAGTGATTCTGGACGTTAGAGTTCTGCTGGAGGGTTCCATCGATGTAGCACAGTTGCTAGTTGATTACTGGTGGTAGCAGCTTGGGCTCAGACACTGTGGTCTGGGTTTATGATAGGCTGCAGGAAGACTGTTTGGAGGACTCTCTTTCCTATGGTAAAAAGTAAGATATTAGTACAGGCAAAAGTCAACTTAATTCAAGACAAAGAATCCTTAGTGAGAGGCTTGTCTCACCATTTACGGTAAATATTCAACATGGGGAGCAAAAAAAAATTGATCATTTAATAGGTCCATCAGATAAAATACAcattaagtagtacttcaaagttgTCTCATTCATTTTCTCCGTAGCTGATCTTTAAATGCACCCAGTGAGGATGATGAAGGAATATAGGGGACGCCATAGATGCAATGTACCTAGGTCAGGTCCTGTCCTGTTAGCATGCTACTGACGCCTAAGTTTTCTGGATACCTGTTGTCTCCGCTGCTGGCGTCTGTACTCTTCTTCACTAGCAGCAAGGGCCTGAGCCAGAGCCAGATCCTCCTGCTCCTGAGGGctgagacagacacaaacacttcTATGTCACACAGAGGaatgcatcatcatcatcaaactgCAGAGAGCATGCAAGAGGCACAACGACACACTCACCAGAAAGAAGGGTggataacagacacacacatacagtcagtcACAGGTCTGAGGAGCAGCAACACACATCATAAGGTGAAGAAACACTGAACCGTGGGCACCACTGTACTTAATTTATGAAGTCATCATGGACAAGAAAGATGGGCTAAACAGTGGAATGTCAAACCTATTAATATTGTGTTTTCCTATAGTAACCAAATAGCCTGCGTTTCAGCTAGAGCAAACACATAGCAATAGGAGCTAGTGAAGAAAAACAATAGGTAACTGGGTTGTGTTGATGGCATCTGTACATGATTATAGCCTATATTATGTGTTGGTGATGCTAGATTATGGGATTTAATGGGGATTGTTTATTACCTGAGCGTTGGCTGTTGGACTGTGCTGCGTGCCGACTCAGCCAAGGACATCTCCAGCGCTCTTTGTaaggcctgctcctcagtctacAATCACACCATGCAGATAAACACTTACAGGATGTTCTTTATTTTCTTCTTGGAATCTCAATGAATAAAACAGGAGCAGACTATAGAATCTCAATGAATAAAACAGGAGCAGACTATAGAATCTCAATGAATAAAACAGGAGCAGCCCTATAGAATCTCAATGAATAAAACAGGAGCAGACTATAGAATCTCAATGAATAAACAGGAGAGACTATAGAATCTCAATGAATAAAACAGGAGGCAGACTATAGAATCTCAATGAATAAAACAGGAGCAGACTATAGAATCTCAAATGAATAAAACAGGAGCAGACTATAGAATCTCAATGAATAAAACAGGAGCAGACTATAGAATCTCAATGAATAAAACAGGAGCAGACTTTAGAATTATTCAGAGAAGAGAGTTTACAGTAGTTTCAATCAAGTGGTGTAAGAGTGTTAGGCATACCAGGCCAGCCTGAAAGGATGCCGAAGTAGGTACTACATTCTGTGCTGGAGGGGGCCGCATGGCCGGAGCTGGACTATAAATGGCCTGAGCACTGCTGTGATAGAATCAAAAACAATAATGCTCAGTGCGGTTATAGAGTCAACAACTCAACACTTTCTAGAAAGCACAGCGGTAACAGGTAATAGCAgttctgtggagaaaaaaaaatcacatcCTTTTCATGTGTAGTATATTTCACtgacaataaaaacaacatgtcAATTCATTCATCCCATGTGTTTTAGTGAGAATATGCCTCTCACGAATTTAGAGAACAAACTGTGCTTGCCAATATCACTTGTTTATTTATGTAAGCTTCATGTGGGTCTTCAGTGTGGCGTTTCGAAAATCAATACATGAGGATCCTCACCGACTACTCTGGGTCCTAGCATTCCCATTATAAACGGGCCTAGAACTTCCTCTACTGCCTGAAGTGGAGGCACTGCTAGAGGATGCTCCTTGGGACCGCATGAAAGCAGCGAATCTGAAAGAAATCCAATGTAATCATCATTATACCGCAAAAGCTCACAATGTGCACAACAATCAATAAATGTCATCAGGTGGAGGGAAATATTTACCCAGATTTGGAGACTGGTTTGTCTTCAGGCTTACAGTCATGGTCTAGTGGATGTCGGTGTTTAAGACAATAATTCATGTGGCACTGGTCACATGTCACTTGGATCATTTCTTTCTGCTTGCAGCCTCCTTTCGAGCATTTGTTTGTAAATATCTACAATAAAAAAAGGTTGGTTAGCTTAGATTAGGCATAGCTACTTCACTTTACCCATGTTCAGTTTGTGTAAATGGTCCTGTAGAGAAGCCTATCAACCATACCTTTCTCTTGTTCTGAGCAGGGTCCGACTGGCAATCGCGATCGATGTGCTCCCCAACCTTGATGTCTGGCATTTCCCCTCTCTTGATGGGGATCGGGGTGTTGCACAGAGGACACACAGGGACCTGGATATCCTGGGGACAGAATCAAGCAGAGAGCTGTATTAAAGCTCTGTTTTGGATCAATAGACAACATGCAGACAACTAATATGGTTGAACAGCAAACATTCATTTCTACATACTAACTGCACTTTACAGGAACTTTGCTTTAATTCTAACATACAATgctgctaatttatttaaaatgtaccTTCTTGTAGGATGACATGCATTTGTGATTTGCATAGGTTATGTGGTCTTTACAAAAAATCTCTTCACAGGCATCACATCTCAATGGTAGGAAATCTGTCAGATATAAGAAATATGTCAAGGGGTTTATTCCATGGCAAAGGATCATCCATATGAATGTAGATAAATGAAATTCTCACTATCACTCTTCAATCATGATAATGGGTAGTGCAGCCCATGACAATTGGTTGTGGAGGACTTTGGACTTAAACCACAACTATTGACAGATACCAAAGCCATACTAGAAAGGACAGGAAGAGAACACAAACAACAGGCTCTGTATTGGCAGGGTCCCAGAGGCTTTGCGGTAGTAAATGGAGATAGCGTTACATAACCAACCACTCACCCAGCTGCTTGCAGGAGTTTTCAGAGCAATGCTCTCCTAGAACTGGAAACTCCATGGCACTATGGTGATACACCCTTCAATTGAAAGATACATAGATAAGCTAGGATCATCCATAAACAATGTTTGTTTACCTGTGACAGGTTATCTAAATACACTAACTTCATTTTTCACTTCATTTTTTAAGAACAGTAGATTCAGAATATCAATTTTAGGCTATTTAAAAGGTCCCTTTGTTTACGTGCTTCCCTTTCAACTAACGTTAGTTACGCTTACGTAACAGGCTTATTATGGACGTGTACAGTCAGTGGAAGAATGTCCACTGACagatagttagctaacgttagctacccaTCTAGATGTAGGTAGCTAGGACTTCCTATGATAACAACTGCTGAATCATGCCATCGCTTCTTGCTACCTACAATTTGCCAGTTtgactaatgttagctaacttgctAAGTTATTTTGGGGTATCTAGCAGCAGTCTTCCTCTCTActagcagccagctagctagctacttatcatggctaattagctagctggtaacgttagctaggccaGCTCCTCCCTGTACAATCGCTCGAGGCCATAAATGCAATTACCTAGCAGACAAATGTTAGTATTGTCTGTGTTTAAGCTACCTAACGTTAAACTAGTGAGTTATTTATGGAATACCATTGATGAGCTTgttcctggtttacaggccaacAACAAAATGAAgctagcttgcttgcttgctGATAAGCTAACGTTGTTAGTTAGCATCCTAGACAACTACTGTAACGTTAACATTAAGTCGTTACTGATAGTTAACTAACGTTTAAGTTACTaattttactttactttaattCGAAACGGATAATATTTAGCAAAAATATATTTGGGACGATTGTTTACCATCACGAACGTTAGCTAACACTAAGCGAATATGGATTGGAGACACCCTTCCTGCCCTGACGTTGCCTTGGTTTAGTtggctgactagctagctagatacgaTAGCTAACAGCAAACCATAGTAAATTGAAAAATACATGCAACAATAGGCGACTCCTCTCACTTACCCAGAGACTTGGTTCAACCAGACAGCTCTATTTGATTATTCTTCCTCCTCTTGCTTTGAAATTAACGTTAAACTGTGAGGAAGCGAGTGGCTAGCAAGCTCTCTTGACAGCCAGTTACATCGAAGCGTCACTGACACTTGTTTATGCCCCTCCTCACGGTTGTACTAGCTAGGGAGTTCCAGAATGTACCACACGAGGCAGGGATGGAGCGTTGttttgatcaatcacagtgaCACAGCGTTGTTGAGAACTGTCCATGGTACTGGTTTTTACGAAACGTCTAACTGAGACGTGTTTGGGTTGTCTCAAACCAGCACCACGGACAGCTCTCAATAATCACGTGTCACTGTGACTAGATATGAATGTGGCTAGCTAGTCTCTCGCCAGACTAGTTCAGAAAGGCCATGTCAGAATGAATCACATTTCTGGAATCATGGTAGGTCTATAACTAGGGTATAATAAATCACACAAAATAAGCAGAATAATGCTAGTTTTGATTTTGGATAGTTATCACCTTCCAACTCTGTTTGTGTTTGATATTGTATTCGTTTACTTGCTGAATAACAGATGTGTTATTCACAGAGCACATACATTTGTTTCACAAGTAAATGTGCCCTTTTATTAATCAGCACAATATAGGCTATAGGTGATGATATAGGTGATTCATTCATGCTGATGAAATGGCCCATATGGGCTAGGCACGTTTGTGTACACTGGAAGCAATTGTGAGTCTAAAGAGGGAAATGTGCAATACTGCAGCTAATGTAATGGCATATCATTACCAGATGGTGGCAGCAGAGCTCTTTCAGACGTCTATACAGTCTTCAACATCTGGTTGTTTATGACTGGCCacattgtgtttttgtattatgGCAGTCCCATTAATAGACTCTCTAATCTCATGTTTCATGCATGCATTAACAGAAGGGTAACTCCAGAGGAAAGTTGTCATTGCAAAGATAAAGATACAATATATATGTACAGAAGTGTCACTGGGTGAGTTAGTGAGGGTGGGCCTACCTAGTCAGTTtcagattttgaaagtatgaagtTGTAGACACTTTCGACAT
This window harbors:
- the LOC111980492 gene encoding AN1-type zinc finger protein 2A isoform X1 encodes the protein MEFPVLGEHCSENSCKQLDFLPLRCDACEEIFCKDHITYANHKCMSSYKKDIQVPVCPLCNTPIPIKRGEMPDIKVGEHIDRDCQSDPAQNKRKIFTNKCSKGGCKQKEMIQVTCDQCHMNYCLKHRHPLDHDCKPEDKPVSKSGFAAFMRSQGASSSSASTSGSRGSSRPVYNGNARTQSSRSAQAIYSPAPAMRPPPAQNVVPTSASFQAGLTEEQALQRALEMSLAESARSTVQQPTLSPQEQEDLALAQALAASEEEYRRQQRRQQERESSKQSSCSLS
- the LOC111980492 gene encoding AN1-type zinc finger protein 2A isoform X2 produces the protein MEFPVLGEHCSENSCKQLDFLPLRCDACEEIFCKDHITYANHKCMSSYKKDIQVPVCPLCNTPIPIKRGEMPDIKVGEHIDRDCQSDPAQNKRKIFTNKCSKGGCKQKEMIQVTCDQCHMNYCLKHRHPLDHDCKPEDKPVSKSGFAAFMRSQGASSSSASTSGSRGSSRPVYNGNARTQSSRSAQAIYSPAPAMRPPPAQNVVPTSASFQAGLTEEQALQRALEMSLAESARSTVQQPTLSPQEQEDLALAQALAASEEEYRRQQRRQQVSRKLRRQ
- the LOC111980492 gene encoding AN1-type zinc finger protein 2B isoform X3, whose product is MEFPVLGEHCSENSCKQLDFLPLRCDACEEIFCKDHITYANHKCMSSYKKDIQVPVCPLCNTPIPIKRGEMPDIKVGEHIDRDCQSDPAQNKRKIFTNKCSKGGCKQKEMIQVTCDQCHMNYCLKHRHPLDHDCKPEDKPVSKSG